One Rosa chinensis cultivar Old Blush chromosome 3, RchiOBHm-V2, whole genome shotgun sequence DNA window includes the following coding sequences:
- the LOC112191600 gene encoding putative receptor protein kinase ZmPK1, with the protein MAHQTVVSSSKLTFFFMFVFSLCFATANTLNRGSSLSVKNAHSDLLTSPDKSFTCGFYGVPGRNAYWFSIWFTNSKDQTVVWMANRDRPVGLESRVSLRRDGSMVLTNHVDVTTIIWETGTGSTGVDRAQLLNSGNLVLKDPNGTILWRSFDFPTDTLLPNQPFTKSSTLVSNLGRGNFGAGYFNFYFDNDNVLKLMYNGPDISSLYWPDLDYSVFQNGRNAYNSSRIAVLDELGSFSSSDELQFSAIDMGSRVKRRLTLDYDGNLRLYSLNSSTGLWVITWQAMAAPCKVHGICGRNGICVYTPAPRCSCPPGYEVADASNLNLGCKPKFKRTCSKSQEEKFVQIPQVNFYGFDLNFSVAISIDDCRQLCLGDCRCEAFSYRLNGEGWCYTKSALFNGYKSPDFVGSIYLRMPVSLSVHTSKPQYSNASIPCKTNGPAMYGTTGKRVRWVYLYSFAFAVGAVEFLFIVSGWWLLFRRHGSAVTPVEDGYRVISSQFRRFRFNELKSATKNFQEELGRGASGSVYKGVLEDERVVAVKKLADIHQGEDVFWAEVSTIGKINHMNLVRIWGFCSEDEHRLLVSEFVENGSLDKHLFTSNLLGWKERYKVALGIAKGLAYLHHECLEWVIHCDVKPENILLDSDFEPKIADFGLAKLTQRDRLISMFSQIRGTKGYMAPEWAMNLRITAKVDVYSYGVLILEIVKGIRLTSWLLEDIEEEQEAELTKFVREAKRKIQRGEELLIEDVADPRLEGQFSRNQAAKMVKIGIACVEEDRSKRPTMDSVVKSLLECEDESYIHSSH; encoded by the coding sequence ATGGCACACCAAACTGTTGTTTCATCTTCAaaattgacctttttttttatgttcGTATTTTCCCTCTGTTTTGCAACCGCAAATACCCTGAACAGAGGCTCTTCGCTTTCGGTGAAAAATGCTCATTCAGACTTGCTAACTTCCCCAGACAAATCATTTACGTGTGGATTCTATGGGGTACCGGGTAGAAATGCCTATTGGTTCTCCATATGGTTCACAAATTCCAAAGATCAAACCGTTGTTTGGATGGCTAACAGAGACAGACCCGTTGGCCTGGAATCCAGAGTTTCGTTGCGTCGAGATGGCTCCATGGTCTTGACTAATCATGTGGATGTCACTACCATAATCTGGGAGACCGGCACCGGCTCCACTGGTGTTGACAGAGCGCAGCTTCTGAATTCTGGCAACCTTGTTCTGAAAGACCCAAATGGTACAATTCTGTGGCGAAGCTTTGATTTTCCCACTGATACTCTCCTCCCAAACCAACCATTTACAAAAAGCAGCACTCTGGTATCAAATTTAGGAAGAGGAAATTTTGGTGCTGGAtatttcaatttctattttgaTAATGATAATGTTTTGAAGTTGATGTATAATGGTCCTGACATTTCAAGCTTGTATTGGCCCGACCTTGATTATAGTGTGTTTCAGAATGGTAGAAATGCTTACAATAGTAGTAGAATTGCTGTTTTAGATGAACTTGGTAGTTTTTCATCTAGTGATGAACTGCAGTTCAGTGCTATCGACATGGGTTCGAGAGTGAAAAGGCGGTTGACACTGGATTATGATGGAAATCTAAGACTTTATAGTCTTAATAGCTCAACGGGATTGTGGGTGATCACATGGCAAGCTATGGCGGCGCCTTGTAAGGTTCATGGAATTTGTGGGAGAAATGGGATTTGCGTTTATACTCCAGCACCCAGGTGTTCATGTCCTCCTGGCTATGAAGTAGCCGATGCAAGTAACTTGAACTTGGGCTGCAAGCCTAAGTTCAAGCGTACATGCTCGAAGTCCCAAGAAGAGAAATTTGTGCAGATTCCGCAAGTAaatttctatggatttgatctcAATTTTAGTGTAGCAATTTCAATTGATGATTGCAGACAGCTCTGCTTGGGGGATTGCCGGTGTGAGGCATTTAGCTATAGGCTAAATGGGGAAGGTTGGTGTTACACCAAAAGTGCTCTTTTCAATGGCTACAAGTCACCAGATTTTGTGGGCAGTATATACTTGAGAATGCCTGTGAGTTTAAGTGTGCATACATCAAAACCCCAATATTCCAATGCCTCTATTCCATGCAAGACCAATGGTCCTGCAATGTATGGCACTACCGGTAAAAGGGTGAGATGGGTATATCTGTATAGTTTTGCTTTTGCAGTTGGTGCTGTTGAGTTTCTTTTTATAGTATCAGGTTGGTGGCTACTTTTCAGAAGACATGGTAGTGCTGTAACTCCTGTGGAAGACGGATATcgtgtgatttcaagtcaatttAGAAGGTTTCGCTTCAATGAGCTCAAGAGTGCAACCAAAAACTTCCAGGAAGAGCTGGGAAGAGGGGCTTCAGGGTCTGTCTATAAGGGTGTTCTGGAGGATGAAAGAGTAGTGGCTGTCAAGAAATTGGCAGATATTCATCAAGGGGAAGATGTGTTTTGGGCAGAAGTAAGCACAATTGGCAAAATCAATCACATGAATCTAGTGAGAATTTGGGGATTTTGCTCAGAAGATGAGCACAGACTACTGGTTTCTGAGTTTGTTGAAAATGGGTCTTTGGACAAGCACTTGTTCACCTCAAATTTACTTGGATGGAAAGAGAGGTATAAAGTTGCACTAGGGATAGCAAAGGGCTTAGCCTATCTTCACCATGAATGTCTGGAATGGGTTATACATTGTGACGTGAAGCCTGAAAATATACTCCTAGACAGTGATTTTGAGCCAAAGATTGCAGATTTTGGGCTAGCAAAGCTAACTCAGAGAGATAGGCTCATTTCAATGTTCTCTCAGATTCGAGGAACAAAAGGTTATATGGCCCCGGAGTGGGCTATGAACCTTCGAATTACTGCAAAGGTTGATGTTTACAGTTATGGGGTGTTGATCCTGGAGATAGTGAAGGGCATTCGACTTACAAGTTGGTTGCTGGAGGATATTGAAGAGGAGCAAGAAGCAGAGCTTACCAAGTTTGTGAGGGAAGCCAAAAGGAAAATTCAACGAGGGGAAGAGTTGTTGATAGAGGATGTTGCTGATCCAAGACTAGAAGGGCAGTTCAGCAGGAACCAAGCAGCAAAGATGGTTAAAATTGGCATTGCCTGTGTGGAGGAAGATAGGAGCAAAAGACCAACAATGGATTCAGTGGTAAAAAGTTTGCTAGAATGTGAAGATGAATCTTACATTCATTCTTCACATTAG
- the LOC112192274 gene encoding non-specific lipid transfer protein GPI-anchored 19 has translation METPMKFICILGLLAVVISFNGVDGASPCGKSTPDEEAMNLAPCATAAQDAKAAVSDGCCKQVKRIGANPSCLCSVLLSDTAKSSGVKPEIAITIPKRCNFANRPVGYKCGGYTLP, from the coding sequence ATGGAGACTCCAATGAAGTTCATTTGCATTCTGGGATTGCTTGCAGTGGTTATCAGCTTCAATGGGGTTGATGGGGCGAGCCCATGTGGAAAATCGACTCCAGATGAGGAGGCAATGAACCTTGCCCCTTGTGCAACTGCTGCACAAGATGCAAAAGCTGCTGTATCTGATGGTTGTTGCAAGCAAGTGAAGAGAATAGGGGCAAACCCTAGCTGTCTCTGCTCTGTTCTGCTCTCCGACACTGCCAAGAGCTCCGGCGTCAAGCCTGAAATCGCCATTACCATTCCTAAACGCTGCAACTTTGCCAACCGCCCAGTCGGTTACAAGTGTGGAG